One part of the Candidatus Omnitrophota bacterium genome encodes these proteins:
- a CDS encoding PHP domain-containing protein — translation MMSMMPTISKRILRPEQGWPCIQNGYLAADLHVHSTCSYDVLPSQEFQPEAIYRKALNLGMDYITITDHDTMAAYDVIGWDREHLVTGVEMSLLDRKRVGHTIHVNVYDLKKYQFDELLRIAQHDQNIETYIGCLRDQKLPYLYNHPFWFSQGDRPNYRAVKDIVELFPVIEYNMKRVRRKNLLALGMAMMERKGILASTDTHIGRIAQSYTLAKGDTFREYFANISQGNAYIIPQDLDLQNLNSEIVGWIELLFRLENVLRGRAHFTGITILDCAINFLANNTSDNYPYSFPIMESLSRKIVKTGFFSFLYLFQQNMNAKKIGKILDIPSLTFDTAP, via the coding sequence ATGATGTCAATGATGCCTACGATAAGCAAACGAATCCTCCGTCCGGAACAGGGGTGGCCATGCATCCAGAACGGTTATCTCGCCGCCGATTTGCACGTTCATTCCACCTGTTCATATGACGTACTCCCCTCCCAGGAATTTCAACCCGAAGCCATCTATCGAAAAGCCTTGAATCTTGGCATGGATTACATAACGATAACCGACCACGATACGATGGCGGCGTACGATGTCATTGGCTGGGATCGGGAACATCTCGTAACCGGCGTGGAAATGAGCCTTCTGGACAGGAAACGGGTAGGCCATACCATTCACGTCAACGTGTACGATTTGAAAAAATACCAGTTCGACGAACTGCTTCGCATCGCGCAGCATGACCAAAACATCGAAACTTACATCGGCTGCCTTCGAGATCAAAAACTGCCCTATTTATACAATCATCCTTTTTGGTTTTCTCAGGGAGATCGACCCAATTACCGGGCCGTAAAAGATATCGTCGAACTTTTCCCCGTCATCGAATACAACATGAAGCGCGTCCGCAGGAAAAACCTTCTTGCCTTAGGGATGGCGATGATGGAACGGAAAGGAATCCTGGCTTCGACGGACACGCACATCGGCAGAATCGCGCAGTCGTACACCCTGGCGAAGGGAGATACTTTTCGCGAATATTTCGCCAACATCTCCCAAGGAAACGCGTATATCATTCCGCAAGATTTGGATTTGCAGAATTTGAATTCGGAAATCGTAGGTTGGATCGAGCTCTTATTCCGCTTGGAAAATGTTTTGAGGGGCCGGGCGCACTTCACCGGGATCACGATTCTTGACTGCGCCATCAATTTCCTGGCGAACAACACCAGCGACAATTATCCCTATTCGTTCCCTATCATGGAATCTTTATCGCGCAAGATCGTGAAAACCGGTTTCTTCTCTTTTCTTTATTTGTTCCAACAAAACATGAACGCAAAAAAAATCGGCAAAATACTGGATATTCCTTCTTTGACGTTCGACACAGCTCCATAG